One Nostoc sp. UHCC 0302 DNA window includes the following coding sequences:
- the purD gene encoding phosphoribosylamine--glycine ligase, translating to MKVLVVGNGGREHALAWKLLESKQIEHVVCVPGNGGTARMERCQNLHLGVDDFEGISRFALENGISLVIVGPEVPLARGITDYLEEKGLMVFGPKKAGAQIEASKAWAKALMQEAKIPTARAAVFTEASAAKSYVRGTGAPIVVKADGLAAGKGVTVAETVEQAEKAIAAIFQGQFGSAGEFVVIEEFLIGQEVSVLALTDGLTIRPLLPAQDHKRIGEGDIGENTGGMGAYAPAPIATPELMSRIQTEVLERAIATLRAKGIDYRGVLYAGLMIAPNGDLKVLEFNCRFGDPETQVILPLLATPLEELILACVQQRLGELPPIAWKQGAAATVVAASGGYPGEYQKGKVITGIEDAETAGVTVFHAGTKLNQQQQVVTDGGRVLNVTGVGENFEQAIAQAYAGIKTIHFEGIYYRRDIGYRVLSGKQGEQTP from the coding sequence ACAGCAAGGATGGAACGTTGCCAAAACTTGCACTTGGGGGTAGACGATTTTGAAGGCATCAGCCGATTTGCTCTAGAAAATGGCATTTCTTTAGTGATAGTCGGGCCAGAAGTGCCTTTAGCCAGAGGAATCACAGATTACCTAGAAGAAAAAGGATTGATGGTATTTGGCCCTAAAAAAGCGGGAGCGCAAATTGAGGCGAGCAAAGCTTGGGCAAAAGCCTTAATGCAGGAAGCAAAGATTCCAACTGCACGAGCTGCGGTATTTACAGAGGCATCAGCGGCAAAATCCTATGTCAGAGGTACAGGCGCACCAATTGTTGTCAAAGCTGACGGCTTAGCAGCTGGTAAAGGTGTGACGGTAGCTGAAACAGTGGAACAGGCAGAAAAAGCGATCGCCGCAATTTTCCAAGGGCAGTTTGGTAGTGCTGGGGAATTTGTTGTCATTGAAGAATTTTTAATTGGTCAAGAGGTGTCAGTCTTAGCTTTGACAGATGGATTAACAATTCGACCGTTACTGCCAGCTCAAGACCATAAGCGGATTGGTGAAGGTGATATAGGCGAAAATACTGGTGGGATGGGAGCCTATGCCCCAGCACCCATTGCTACGCCAGAGTTAATGTCACGCATTCAAACAGAGGTATTAGAAAGAGCGATCGCCACTTTAAGAGCTAAGGGCATTGACTACCGAGGCGTGCTGTATGCTGGGTTAATGATTGCGCCCAATGGCGACCTGAAAGTTTTGGAATTTAACTGTCGCTTCGGCGATCCTGAGACGCAGGTAATCTTACCACTCTTGGCAACACCTCTAGAAGAATTAATCCTGGCTTGCGTACAGCAACGCTTAGGGGAACTGCCGCCGATTGCCTGGAAACAGGGAGCAGCTGCCACTGTCGTTGCTGCTTCAGGTGGTTATCCAGGGGAATATCAAAAAGGCAAAGTGATTACTGGTATTGAAGACGCAGAAACAGCAGGCGTGACTGTATTTCATGCAGGGACGAAATTGAACCAGCAACAACAAGTAGTAACCGATGGTGGTCGGGTTTTAAATGTGACTGGCGTCGGAGAAAATTTTGAGCAAGCGATCGCCCAAGCATATGCTGGCATCAAAACAATTCACTTTGAAGGGATATATTACCGTAGAGATATCGGTTATAGAGTGCTGAGTGGGAAGCAGGGGGAGCAAACCCCATAA
- a CDS encoding XisH family protein: MPKLDIIHNAVKNALVKDGWVITDDPYIIQYRRTTLYADLGAERPIAAERDGQKLVVEVKSFIGASKIQDLKEALGQYDIYRYLLEETAPDRKLYVAVGAITYKSFFNQDVIQLILHKHQLPLIVVDTETEEITQWIN, encoded by the coding sequence ATGCCCAAGTTAGACATTATCCATAATGCGGTAAAAAATGCACTGGTGAAGGACGGCTGGGTAATTACAGACGATCCCTACATAATTCAGTATCGAAGAACAACGTTGTATGCTGATCTTGGTGCTGAACGCCCCATTGCAGCTGAACGAGATGGTCAAAAACTTGTTGTTGAAGTGAAAAGTTTTATTGGCGCATCAAAGATACAAGATTTGAAAGAAGCTCTCGGTCAGTATGACATCTACCGTTATCTTTTAGAGGAAACAGCGCCAGACCGTAAACTTTACGTTGCTGTCGGTGCAATCACTTATAAAAGCTTTTTCAACCAGGATGTGATTCAACTCATCCTCCACAAACATCAACTTCCACTCATTGTCGTCGATACAGAGACAGAGGAGATCACACAATGGATAAATTAA
- a CDS encoding Druantia anti-phage system protein DruA, whose protein sequence is MRYFVFDHQNEKLIGIVGLCDPVIGLGVRDDQSIGWTKDQKMQRLYNCMTAYILGAIPPYNKVLGSKLIALTLMFPKVRNDFYQKYKDNPSVITGENKKPYLVYIDTLGAFGKSAIYNRLANWDFIDYTKGQSHLHITANGRWELIRQVVPDDVFNSYKFGEGPNWKMRILKRGLHELGLSADMLSIGWQRGYYRCTLAENWQEYLLGDTNQVVWKDFTQIDLVSYWHKKWVTPRLETLQTNLELELGL, encoded by the coding sequence ATTCGATACTTTGTCTTTGATCATCAAAATGAGAAGTTGATAGGGATAGTTGGTCTTTGTGATCCTGTTATTGGTTTGGGTGTTAGAGATGACCAATCTATCGGGTGGACAAAAGATCAAAAAATGCAGCGACTATATAACTGCATGACTGCATATATTCTAGGAGCAATACCGCCATATAATAAGGTACTTGGTTCTAAGCTCATTGCCCTGACTTTAATGTTTCCAAAAGTTCGTAATGATTTTTATCAAAAATATAAAGATAATCCTTCTGTTATTACTGGAGAAAATAAAAAGCCTTATCTTGTTTATATCGATACACTAGGAGCATTTGGTAAATCAGCAATTTATAATCGTCTAGCAAACTGGGATTTTATAGATTATACGAAAGGGCAAAGTCATCTTCATATAACAGCAAATGGCAGATGGGAACTAATTAGGCAAGTTGTACCAGACGATGTTTTCAATAGTTACAAATTTGGCGAGGGTCCAAATTGGAAAATGCGTATCTTGAAAAGAGGTTTGCATGAACTTGGATTGTCAGCAGATATGCTTAGCATTGGTTGGCAAAGGGGATATTATCGCTGTACCCTGGCTGAAAATTGGCAGGAGTATCTGTTGGGAGATACAAATCAGGTGGTATGGAAAGATTTTACTCAAATAGATTTAGTAAGCTACTGGCATAAAAAATGGGTTACTCCTAGATTGGAGACTTTGCAAACTAATTTAGAGTTAGAACTTGGTTTGTAA